In Calonectris borealis chromosome 8, bCalBor7.hap1.2, whole genome shotgun sequence, a single genomic region encodes these proteins:
- the PGM1 gene encoding phosphoglucomutase-1 isoform X2: MEDAPLPVLTMPTAPYHDQKPGTSGLRKKTFYFESKMNYLQNFIQSIFFSIDLRDRQGSSMVVGGDGRYLNKSAVELIVQMAAANGIGRLVIGQNGILSTPAVSCIIRKIKAIGGIILTASHNPGGPNGDFGIKFNIANGGPAPEGITDKIFQISKKIEEYAICPDLQVDLSTIGKQQFDLENKFKPFTVEIVDSVEAYANMLRNIFDFNALKELLSGKNHLKIRIDAMHGVVGPYVKKILCEELGAPANSAVNCTPLEDFGGHHPDPNLTYAADLVQTMKTGEYDFGAAFDGDGDRNMILGKHGFFVNPSDSVAVIAANIFSIPYFQQTGVRGFARSMPTSGALDRVAHATKIALYETPTGWKFFGNLMDANKLSLCGEESFGTGSDHIREKDGLWAVLAWLSILAARKQSVEDIMKDHWQKYGRNFFTRYDYEEVDADAANKMMKDLETVMFDRSFVGKQLSCGDKVYTVEKADNFEYNDPVDGSISRNQGLRLIFSDGSRIIFRLSGTGSAGATVRLYIDSYEKDAQKINEDPQVMLAPLISIALKLSQLHERTGRTGPTVIT, encoded by the exons ATGGAAGACGCTCCTCTGCCTGTGTTGACCATGCCAACAGCTCCTTACCACGATCAGAAACCAGGAACCAGTGGATTACGGAAGAAGACCTTTTATTTTGAATCCAAGATGAACTATTTGCAGAATTTTATCCAgagtatatttttttccatagatcTAAGAGATCGACAAGGATCTTCTATGGTAGTTGGAGGTGATGGGAGATACCTTAATAAGTCTGCAGTGGAACTGATAGTCCAAATGGCTGCTGCCAATGGG ATTGGCCGCTTGGTCATTGGGCAGAACGGCATTCTCTCCACCCCAGCGGTGTCCTGCATCATCAGGAAAATCAAAGCCATCGGTGGCATCATTCTGACAGCCAGCCACAACCCCGGTGGGCCCAATGGAGATTTTGGCATTAAATTCAATATTGCCAATGGAG GTCCTGCTCCTGAAGGTATCACGGACAAAATCTTccaaatcagcaagaaaattgaAGAGTATGCAATATGCCCAGATCTCCAAGTGGACCTGAGCACCATTGGGAAACAGCAGTTTGACTTGGAGAACAAATTTAAACCATTTACAG tggaaattgTGGACTCGGTAGAAGCTTATGCGAACATGCTGAGGAACATCTTTGACTTCAATGCGTTAAAGGAACTGCTTTCAGGCAAAAACCACCTCAAGATTCGCATAGATGCTATGCACGGAG TTGTGGGCCCTTATGTAAAAAAGATCCTGTGTGAGGAGCTCGGAGCCCCAGCAAATTCAGCTGTGAACTGCACCCCGCTAGAGGACTTTGGTGGCCACCATCCCGACCCCAACTTAACCTACGCTGCTGACCTGGTCCAGACCATGAAGACGGGAGAGTACGACTTTGGAGCTGCCTTTGATGGGGACGGG GATCGCAACATGATTCTTGGGAAACACGGCTTCTTCGTGAACCCCTCCGACTCGGTCGCCGTCATCGCTGCCAATATTTTCAGTATCCCTTATTTCCAGCAGACCGGAGTCCGTGGCTTTGCCCGGAGCATGCCCACCAGTGGGGCTCTCGACAG GGTGGCCCATGCTACAAAGATTGCTTTGTATGAAACTCCAACTGGCTGGAAGTTCTTTGGAAACTTGATGGATGCAAACAAACTGTCTCTGTGTGGAGAGGAAAGTTTTGGTACTG GCTCCGACCACATCCGTGAGAAGGACGGGCTGTGGGCTGTCCTGGCTTGGCTGTCCATACTAGCCGCCCGCAAGCAGAGCGTGGAGGACATCATGAAGGATCACTGGCAGAAATATGGCAGGAACTTCTTCACCAG ATACGACTATGAAGAGGTGGATGCAGATGCAGCTAACAAAATGATGAAGGATTTGGAGACTGTGATGTTTGACCGCTCCTTTGTGGGGAAGCAGTTATCGTGTGGTGACAAAGTCTACACGGTTGAGAAAGCTGATAATTTTGAGTACAATGATCCCGTGGATGGAAGCATCTCCAGAAACCAG GGCTTGCGGCTCATCTTCTCTGATGGCTCCCGCATCATCTTCCGACTAAGCGGTACCGGCAGCGCTGGAGCAACCGTGCGGCTGTACATCGACAGCTATGAGAAGGATGCTCAGAAGATAAATGAAGACCCACAG GTCATGTTGGCACCTCTCATTTCTATTGCACTGAAACTTTCACAGCTTCATGAAAGAACCGGCCGCACCGGTCCGACTGTCATAACATAA